A genome region from Labrus mixtus chromosome 9, fLabMix1.1, whole genome shotgun sequence includes the following:
- the spint2 gene encoding kunitz-type protease inhibitor 2 isoform X1, protein MARFSWSLWTLCFLVCSGLALDCDWGVDPHQGLDMAYLERGALPLEKAWRDLDLDSCRTACCAEPDCDLVQVRVSAEGVPLCLLVRCVIGDRDVCVLQPSTDDQVYRRNRTRTGTDPDQGKKTHLRPLMGHLETSATTATNHRTERKEERNEERNEERNEERKEERNEERNEERNVHCRLPMKVGHCRAAFPKFFYDSTVHSCRGFIFGGCDANANNFDSKQECEDRCRGVTGPVLPDESTPAPPLPVKVAHLLPAKGVVDPAASQSGPSKRTEQCMVSPDPGSCRAAFPKFYYDPNTSTCQTFIYGGCRGNQNRYDSLEECMSQCSGDGEFEGHEKPRNRWTAGVFLFVTLASISALLLGTLIVLTLRRHRLPRRPSSISDKEELLHDSSSLESLSVPQSPEPHQA, encoded by the exons ATGGCCCGGTTCAGTTGGAGTCTTTGGACGCTCTGCTTCCTGGTCTGTTCCGGTCTGGCTCTGGATTGTGACTGGGGCGTTGATCCGCATCAGGGTCTGGACATGGCCTACCTAGAACGAGGAGCGCTCCCCCTGGAAAAGGCCTGGAGGGACCTCGACCTGGACTCTTGCCGGACCGCGTGCTGCGCCGAGCCGGACTGTGACCTGGTCCAGGTGAGAGTCTCCGCGGAGGGGGTACCGCTGTGTCTGCTGGTCCGGTGTGTGATCGGGGACCGGGACGTGTGTGTCCTTCAGCCCAGCACCGATGACCAAGTCTACCGCAGGAACCGAACCAGGACCGGCACGGACCCGGACCAAGGGAAGAAGACTCACCTGAGACCGCTGATGGGACACCTTGAGACCTCCGCGACCACCGCGACCAATCACAGAAccgagaggaaggaggagaggaacgAGGAGAGGAACGAGGAGAGGaacgaggagaggaaggaggagaggaacgAGGAGAGGAACGAGGAGAGGAAcg ttcATTGTCGTCTCCCGATGAAGGTTGGTCATTGTCGCGCTGCCTTCCCAAAGTTCTTCTATGACTCGACCGTTCACAGCTGTCGAGGCTTCATCTTTGGCGGCTGTGACGCTAACGCCAACAACTTTGATTCCAAGCAGGAGTGTGAGGACAGGTGCAGGGGAgtgacag GTCCTGTACTTCCTGATGAGTCGACTCCTgctcctccacttcctgttaaagttGCTCACCTGCTTCCTGCAAAAG gtgtggTTGATCCTGCAGCTTCACAGTCTGGACCCTCTAAGAGGACAG AACAGTGTATGGTGTCTCCTGATCCTGGTTCCTGCCGCGCCGCCTTCCCCAAGTTCTACTACGACccaaacacatccacatgtcAGACGTTCATCTACGGTGGTTGTCGTGGAAACCAGAACCGCTATGACAGTCTGGAGGAGTGTATGAGCCAGTGCAGCGGGGACG GTGAGTTTGAAGGTCATGAGAAACCTCGTAACCGCTGGACTGCAG GCGTCTTCCTCTTTGTCACTCTGGCGTccatctctgctctgctgcttgGGACGCTTATCGTCCTCACGTTGAGACGCCACCGTCTGCCCCGCCGACCTTCCTCCATCAG TGATAAAGAGGAGCTTCTTCATGATTCTTCATCTCTTGAGTCTCTGAGCGTCCCACAGAGTCCTGAACCGCACCAGGCCTGA
- the spint2 gene encoding kunitz-type protease inhibitor 2 isoform X2: MARFSWSLWTLCFLVCSGLALDCDWGVDPHQGLDMAYLERGALPLEKAWRDLDLDSCRTACCAEPDCDLVQVRVSAEGVPLCLLVRCVIGDRDVCVLQPSTDDQVYRRNRTRTGTDPDQGKKTHLRPLMGHLETSATTATNHRTERKEERNEERNEERNEERKEERNVHCRLPMKVGHCRAAFPKFFYDSTVHSCRGFIFGGCDANANNFDSKQECEDRCRGVTGPVLPDESTPAPPLPVKVAHLLPAKGVVDPAASQSGPSKRTEQCMVSPDPGSCRAAFPKFYYDPNTSTCQTFIYGGCRGNQNRYDSLEECMSQCSGDGEFEGHEKPRNRWTAGVFLFVTLASISALLLGTLIVLTLRRHRLPRRPSSISDKEELLHDSSSLESLSVPQSPEPHQA; the protein is encoded by the exons ATGGCCCGGTTCAGTTGGAGTCTTTGGACGCTCTGCTTCCTGGTCTGTTCCGGTCTGGCTCTGGATTGTGACTGGGGCGTTGATCCGCATCAGGGTCTGGACATGGCCTACCTAGAACGAGGAGCGCTCCCCCTGGAAAAGGCCTGGAGGGACCTCGACCTGGACTCTTGCCGGACCGCGTGCTGCGCCGAGCCGGACTGTGACCTGGTCCAGGTGAGAGTCTCCGCGGAGGGGGTACCGCTGTGTCTGCTGGTCCGGTGTGTGATCGGGGACCGGGACGTGTGTGTCCTTCAGCCCAGCACCGATGACCAAGTCTACCGCAGGAACCGAACCAGGACCGGCACGGACCCGGACCAAGGGAAGAAGACTCACCTGAGACCGCTGATGGGACACCTTGAGACCTCCGCGACCACCGCGACCAATCACAGAAccgagaggaaggaggagaggaacgAGGAGAGGAACGAGGAGAGGaacgaggagaggaaggaggagaggaac gttcATTGTCGTCTCCCGATGAAGGTTGGTCATTGTCGCGCTGCCTTCCCAAAGTTCTTCTATGACTCGACCGTTCACAGCTGTCGAGGCTTCATCTTTGGCGGCTGTGACGCTAACGCCAACAACTTTGATTCCAAGCAGGAGTGTGAGGACAGGTGCAGGGGAgtgacag GTCCTGTACTTCCTGATGAGTCGACTCCTgctcctccacttcctgttaaagttGCTCACCTGCTTCCTGCAAAAG gtgtggTTGATCCTGCAGCTTCACAGTCTGGACCCTCTAAGAGGACAG AACAGTGTATGGTGTCTCCTGATCCTGGTTCCTGCCGCGCCGCCTTCCCCAAGTTCTACTACGACccaaacacatccacatgtcAGACGTTCATCTACGGTGGTTGTCGTGGAAACCAGAACCGCTATGACAGTCTGGAGGAGTGTATGAGCCAGTGCAGCGGGGACG GTGAGTTTGAAGGTCATGAGAAACCTCGTAACCGCTGGACTGCAG GCGTCTTCCTCTTTGTCACTCTGGCGTccatctctgctctgctgcttgGGACGCTTATCGTCCTCACGTTGAGACGCCACCGTCTGCCCCGCCGACCTTCCTCCATCAG TGATAAAGAGGAGCTTCTTCATGATTCTTCATCTCTTGAGTCTCTGAGCGTCCCACAGAGTCCTGAACCGCACCAGGCCTGA